From Streptomyces sp. NBC_01754, a single genomic window includes:
- a CDS encoding 6-phospho-beta-glucosidase: protein MKLAVVGGGSTYTPELIDGFARLRDTLPIEELVLVDPAADRLELVGPLARRIFAKQGHPGRITTTADLDAGVEGADAVLLQLRVGGQAAREQDETWPLECGCVGQETTGAGGLAKAMRTVPVVLDIAERVRRTNPGAWIIDFTNPVGIVTRALLNAGHKAVGLCNVAIGFQRKFARLLDVAPAEVHLDHVGLNHLSWELGVRLGGPDGEDVLPRLLAEHGEAIAADLRMPWSSVERLGVVPSYYLRYFYAHDEVVRELGTKPSRAAEVAAMEKELLALYGDPALDEKPALLAERGGAFYSEAAVDLAAALLGGGGSPVQVVNTYNNGTLPFLPDDAVIETQARVDGSGAVPLAVPRLDPLFAGLVASVTAYEDLALQAALHGGRDRVCKALLAHPLVGQFEYAEGLADRLIAHNREHLEWA, encoded by the coding sequence ATGAAGCTCGCAGTAGTGGGTGGCGGATCCACCTACACCCCTGAACTGATCGACGGCTTCGCGCGGTTGCGCGACACCCTGCCCATCGAGGAGCTGGTGCTCGTCGACCCCGCGGCCGACCGGCTGGAGCTCGTCGGCCCGCTGGCCCGGCGGATCTTCGCCAAGCAGGGACACCCCGGCCGGATCACCACGACCGCCGATCTGGACGCGGGGGTGGAGGGGGCCGACGCGGTGCTGCTCCAGCTGCGCGTCGGCGGGCAGGCGGCCCGCGAGCAGGACGAGACCTGGCCGCTGGAGTGCGGCTGCGTGGGCCAGGAGACCACCGGCGCCGGCGGTCTCGCCAAGGCGATGCGCACCGTGCCGGTCGTCCTGGACATCGCCGAGCGGGTCCGGCGCACCAACCCGGGCGCCTGGATCATCGACTTCACCAACCCGGTCGGCATCGTGACCCGGGCCCTGCTGAACGCCGGGCACAAGGCCGTCGGGCTGTGCAACGTCGCGATCGGCTTCCAGCGCAAGTTCGCCCGGCTGCTGGACGTCGCCCCGGCCGAGGTCCACCTGGACCACGTCGGCCTGAACCACCTCTCCTGGGAGCTGGGGGTACGCCTCGGCGGCCCGGACGGCGAGGACGTCCTGCCCCGGCTGCTGGCCGAGCACGGCGAGGCGATCGCCGCCGACCTCAGGATGCCCTGGTCGTCCGTCGAACGGCTCGGTGTCGTGCCCTCGTACTACCTGCGGTACTTCTACGCGCACGACGAGGTCGTACGGGAGCTGGGCACCAAGCCGTCCCGGGCGGCCGAGGTCGCCGCGATGGAGAAGGAGCTGCTGGCCCTGTACGGCGATCCGGCGCTGGACGAGAAGCCCGCGCTGCTCGCCGAGCGCGGCGGTGCCTTCTACTCGGAGGCGGCCGTGGACCTCGCGGCCGCGCTGCTCGGCGGCGGCGGTTCGCCGGTCCAGGTCGTCAACACCTACAACAACGGCACGCTGCCCTTCCTGCCGGACGACGCGGTGATCGAGACGCAGGCCCGGGTGGACGGCTCGGGGGCGGTACCGCTCGCGGTCCCGAGGCTCGACCCGCTCTTCGCGGGGCTGGTCGCGAGCGTCACGGCGTACGAGGACCTGGCGCTCCAGGCGGCGCTGCACGGCGGCCGGGACCGGGTCTGCAAGGCGCTGCTGGCGCATCCGCTGGTGGGTCAGTTCGAGTACGCCGAGGGGCTCGCCGACCGGCTGATCGCGCACAACCGGGAGCACCTGGAGTGGGCGTGA
- a CDS encoding carbohydrate ABC transporter permease, with product MTQLLDPPRPSAASPESPSPAARTARRKAVLHWIAVHSLGVAAALFFVLPFVFVVLTSLMSDQQALTRDLIPRTWEWDNYRRVFETPGFLTWWRNTLLYAGVGTVLTVVSSVPVAYALAKFRFRGRRLSLMLVISMMMLPPQVVIIPMYLFWAKQLDLSGTLWPLIIPMAFGDAFSIFLLRQFLLTIPDEYLDAAKVDGCGEFRTLVKVVLPMAKPGIAAIALFQFFAAWNDYFGPQIYASENPAAWTLSYGLESFKGAHHTDWNLTMAATVLVMAPVIAVFFFAQKAFVEGVTLTGVKG from the coding sequence ATGACCCAACTCCTCGACCCGCCCCGGCCGTCCGCAGCCTCCCCCGAGTCGCCCTCCCCCGCCGCCCGCACCGCCCGCCGCAAGGCGGTGCTGCACTGGATCGCGGTGCACTCGCTGGGGGTGGCCGCCGCGCTCTTCTTCGTACTGCCGTTCGTCTTCGTCGTCCTGACCTCGCTGATGAGCGACCAGCAGGCGCTGACCCGCGACCTCATCCCCCGCACCTGGGAGTGGGACAACTACCGGCGCGTCTTCGAGACCCCGGGGTTCCTGACCTGGTGGCGCAACACCCTGCTGTACGCGGGCGTGGGGACCGTGCTGACGGTGGTCTCCTCGGTGCCCGTGGCCTACGCGCTGGCGAAGTTCCGCTTCCGGGGGCGCCGGCTCTCGCTGATGCTGGTCATCTCGATGATGATGCTGCCGCCCCAGGTGGTCATCATCCCGATGTACCTGTTCTGGGCCAAGCAGCTGGACCTGTCCGGCACGCTCTGGCCGCTGATCATCCCGATGGCGTTCGGCGACGCGTTCTCCATCTTCCTGCTGCGGCAGTTCCTGCTGACCATCCCGGACGAGTACCTGGACGCGGCGAAGGTGGACGGCTGCGGCGAGTTCCGGACCCTGGTCAAGGTCGTCCTGCCGATGGCGAAGCCCGGGATCGCGGCGATCGCCCTGTTCCAGTTCTTCGCCGCCTGGAACGACTACTTCGGGCCGCAGATCTACGCCTCGGAGAACCCTGCCGCCTGGACGCTCAGTTACGGACTGGAGTCCTTCAAGGGCGCGCACCACACCGACTGGAACCTGACCATGGCCGCGACCGTTCTGGTCATGGCCCCCGTGATCGCCGTCTTCTTCTTCGCCCAGAAGGCGTTCGTCGAGGGCGTCACACTGACTGGAGTGAAGGGCTGA
- a CDS encoding HNH endonuclease has protein sequence MPHVLVLNASYEPLGVVPLRRALVLVLENKALCLEESGAFMHSATRAVPAPSVIRLKRFVRVPYRGPVPLTRRALFARDGGRCMYCGAAATSVDHVIPRSRGGRHAWDNVVAACRRCNHVKADRHLPELGWRLRHQPAPPTGLAWRIIGTGHRDPRWLPYLQPFGADDVLARIDGVSAKETGLAPSGATRHYSATA, from the coding sequence GTGCCGCATGTCCTGGTTCTCAACGCGTCGTACGAGCCGCTCGGCGTCGTACCGCTCCGCCGCGCGCTCGTCCTCGTCCTCGAGAACAAGGCCCTCTGCCTCGAGGAGTCCGGCGCCTTCATGCACAGTGCCACCCGTGCCGTGCCCGCGCCCAGCGTCATCCGTCTCAAACGGTTCGTGCGGGTCCCCTACCGGGGGCCCGTCCCCCTGACGCGGCGGGCCCTCTTCGCCCGGGACGGCGGCCGCTGCATGTACTGCGGCGCCGCCGCGACCAGCGTCGACCACGTCATCCCGCGCAGTCGCGGGGGGCGGCACGCGTGGGACAACGTGGTGGCGGCCTGTCGGCGCTGCAACCACGTCAAGGCCGACCGCCATCTGCCCGAGCTGGGCTGGCGGCTGCGCCACCAGCCCGCCCCGCCGACCGGCCTGGCCTGGCGGATCATCGGGACCGGGCACCGCGATCCGCGTTGGCTGCCCTATCTCCAGCCGTTCGGCGCGGACGACGTGCTGGCCCGGATCGACGGGGTGTCCGCCAAGGAGACCGGGCTCGCGCCGTCGGGGGCCACCCGGCACTACTCGGCGACCGCGTAG
- a CDS encoding ROK family transcriptional regulator: MAGTTPGTPRVLRAMNDRAALDLLLEHGPLSRTKLGKLTGLSKPTASQLLARLEAAGLVVATGTSEGRPGPSAQLYAVNPRAAYVAGLDVTAHRIVAAVADVTGETAGTYELPTRGRLGDGVVRQVTEALDGAVAEAGISRADVHRAVVGTPGAFDPGTGRLRYASHLPGWHSPTLLDELAVCLPMPVEYENDVNLVAVAEQRLGAARGHEDFVLLWNEEGLGAALVINGRLHRGFTGGAGEVGFLPVPGTPLVRQVVKANAGGFQELAGAQAVPRLATALGITTPHQPYAEVAAGLLARAAAAWEQDPALTELLRRYAQRLATGLASLTAVLDPGLIVLSGGLVSSGGELLRSLIQSELAELAASRPRLALGLIDRHPVLRGALERALADTRDEVFDTSR, translated from the coding sequence ATGGCCGGCACCACACCAGGCACCCCGCGCGTCCTGCGGGCCATGAACGACCGGGCCGCGCTGGATCTGCTGCTGGAGCACGGTCCCCTGAGCCGTACGAAGCTCGGGAAGCTGACGGGGCTGTCCAAGCCCACCGCTTCCCAGCTCCTGGCACGGCTGGAGGCGGCCGGGCTCGTCGTCGCCACGGGTACGAGCGAGGGGCGGCCGGGCCCCAGCGCCCAGCTGTACGCCGTCAACCCGCGGGCCGCGTACGTCGCCGGGCTCGACGTGACCGCGCACCGGATCGTCGCCGCGGTCGCCGACGTGACCGGTGAGACGGCCGGCACCTACGAGCTGCCCACCCGGGGCCGCCTGGGCGACGGCGTCGTGCGGCAGGTGACCGAGGCCCTGGACGGCGCGGTGGCGGAGGCCGGGATCTCCCGCGCCGACGTGCACCGGGCCGTCGTCGGCACACCGGGCGCCTTCGACCCCGGTACCGGACGGCTGCGCTACGCCTCCCACCTGCCCGGCTGGCACTCCCCGACCCTCCTGGACGAACTGGCCGTCTGCCTGCCGATGCCGGTGGAGTACGAGAACGACGTGAACCTGGTCGCGGTGGCCGAGCAGCGGCTCGGCGCGGCCCGGGGTCACGAGGACTTCGTGCTGCTCTGGAACGAGGAGGGGCTCGGCGCCGCCCTCGTCATCAACGGCCGGCTGCACCGCGGCTTCACCGGCGGCGCCGGCGAGGTCGGCTTCCTGCCGGTGCCCGGCACCCCCCTGGTACGCCAGGTGGTGAAGGCCAACGCGGGCGGCTTCCAGGAGCTGGCGGGGGCCCAGGCCGTACCGAGGCTGGCCACCGCGCTCGGCATCACGACCCCGCACCAGCCCTACGCCGAGGTCGCGGCCGGCCTCCTGGCACGGGCCGCCGCCGCCTGGGAGCAGGACCCGGCGCTCACCGAGCTGCTGCGCCGGTACGCCCAGCGGCTGGCCACCGGTCTCGCCTCCCTCACCGCGGTGCTGGACCCCGGGCTGATCGTGCTCTCCGGCGGGCTGGTCTCCTCGGGCGGCGAGCTGCTGCGTTCCCTGATCCAGTCCGAACTGGCCGAGCTCGCGGCCTCCCGGCCGCGTCTGGCCCTCGGTCTCATCGACCGGCATCCGGTCCTGCGGGGCGCCCTGGAACGGGCCCTCGCCGACACCCGCGACGAAGTGTTCGACACCTCGCGCTGA
- a CDS encoding carbohydrate ABC transporter permease has protein sequence MTTHTLRSKRRRSALRTAAFMSPWLIGFSVFFAYPMVSTVYFSFTKYDGFGAPSFNGLTNWTYVFSDYPMFWPSLLNTLWLVLVMVTCRVVFGLGTGLLITKIKTGTGLFRTFFYLPYLAPPVAATLAFVFLLNPGTGPVNAILGDLGLPTPGWFNDASWSKPALTMLAVWGIGDLMVIFMAALLDVPTEQYEAAELDGASAWQRFRFVTLPNISPIVLFAVVTGVIQAMQYYTQPLVAGKVASGVIGGSGQQFEPGYPDKSTLTLPQLVYNLGFQRFDYGSACVVALVLFALAMAFTALLMRGRNNLIQAGD, from the coding sequence ATGACCACGCACACGCTCCGCTCCAAGCGCCGTAGATCGGCGCTGCGGACGGCGGCCTTCATGTCGCCGTGGCTGATCGGGTTCAGCGTCTTCTTCGCGTACCCGATGGTCTCGACCGTGTACTTCTCGTTCACGAAGTACGACGGCTTCGGGGCGCCGTCCTTCAACGGGCTGACGAACTGGACGTACGTCTTCAGCGACTACCCGATGTTCTGGCCGTCGCTGCTGAACACGCTGTGGCTGGTGCTCGTCATGGTCACCTGCCGCGTCGTGTTCGGGCTGGGGACCGGACTGCTGATCACCAAGATCAAGACCGGTACGGGGCTCTTCCGCACCTTCTTCTACCTGCCCTACCTGGCGCCGCCGGTCGCCGCGACGCTGGCGTTCGTCTTCCTGCTCAACCCGGGTACGGGGCCGGTCAACGCGATCCTGGGCGATCTCGGTCTGCCGACGCCCGGCTGGTTCAACGACGCCTCCTGGTCCAAGCCGGCGCTCACCATGCTCGCGGTGTGGGGCATCGGCGACCTCATGGTGATCTTCATGGCGGCGCTCCTGGACGTACCGACGGAGCAGTACGAGGCGGCCGAGCTGGACGGCGCGTCCGCCTGGCAGCGGTTCCGCTTCGTCACGCTGCCGAACATCTCGCCGATCGTGCTGTTCGCCGTGGTCACCGGGGTGATCCAGGCGATGCAGTACTACACCCAGCCACTGGTGGCCGGGAAGGTCGCGTCAGGGGTGATCGGGGGCTCCGGGCAGCAGTTCGAGCCCGGCTATCCCGACAAGTCGACCCTGACGCTGCCCCAGCTCGTCTACAACCTGGGCTTCCAGCGCTTCGACTACGGTTCCGCCTGCGTGGTCGCCCTCGTCCTGTTCGCCCTGGCCATGGCCTTCACCGCACTGCTGATGCGGGGCCGCAACAACCTGATCCAGGCCGGTGACTGA
- a CDS encoding mechanosensitive ion channel family protein, with the protein MPLSALLAPASSPEPAGSLDEAAERAGDAAGWVQENWSTWLNTGLRILLIAAVALVLRYVIRRALTNLIARMNRSAQAVEGTALGGLLVNAERRRQRSEAIGSVLRSVTSFLILGTAALMILGAFQINLAPLLASAGVAGVALGFGARNLVTDFLSGVFMILEDQYGVGDQIDAGVASGEVVEVGLRVTKLRGDNGAIWYVRNGEVKRIGNLSQGWSTAGVDVMVRPAEDLEQVREVITSATEHMAKEDPWSEQLWGPVEVLGLDAVLLDSVTVRVTAKTMPGKSLGVERELRWRIKRALDSAGIRMIGPATAEADGEASPDPTAGMAAPSAYASATSPQSLAATPIPPPVITK; encoded by the coding sequence GTGCCCCTGTCCGCCCTCCTGGCCCCGGCCTCCTCGCCCGAGCCGGCCGGCTCGCTGGACGAAGCCGCCGAGCGGGCCGGCGACGCCGCGGGCTGGGTCCAGGAGAACTGGTCCACCTGGCTGAACACCGGCCTGCGCATCCTGCTCATCGCGGCGGTCGCGCTCGTCCTCCGGTACGTGATCCGGCGGGCCCTGACCAACCTCATAGCCCGGATGAACCGCAGCGCGCAGGCGGTGGAGGGCACGGCCCTCGGCGGTCTGCTGGTCAACGCCGAGCGCCGCCGCCAGCGCTCGGAGGCCATCGGTTCGGTGCTCCGTTCGGTCACGTCGTTCCTGATCCTGGGCACCGCCGCGCTGATGATCCTGGGCGCGTTCCAGATCAACCTGGCACCCCTGCTGGCCTCCGCGGGGGTCGCCGGCGTGGCCCTCGGTTTCGGTGCGCGCAACCTCGTCACCGACTTCCTCTCCGGGGTCTTCATGATCCTGGAGGACCAGTACGGCGTCGGTGACCAGATCGACGCGGGAGTCGCCTCGGGTGAGGTCGTCGAGGTCGGCCTGCGGGTCACCAAGCTGCGCGGCGACAACGGCGCGATCTGGTACGTCCGCAACGGTGAGGTGAAGCGGATCGGCAACCTCAGCCAGGGCTGGTCCACGGCCGGGGTGGACGTCATGGTCCGTCCGGCCGAGGACCTGGAGCAGGTGCGCGAGGTGATCACCTCGGCCACCGAGCACATGGCCAAGGAGGACCCCTGGTCGGAGCAGCTGTGGGGCCCGGTGGAGGTACTCGGCCTGGACGCGGTCCTGCTCGACTCGGTGACCGTCCGGGTCACGGCGAAGACGATGCCGGGCAAGTCGCTGGGCGTGGAGCGGGAGCTGCGCTGGCGGATCAAGCGGGCGCTGGACTCGGCGGGCATCCGGATGATCGGCCCCGCCACCGCCGAGGCGGACGGGGAGGCGTCCCCGGACCCGACGGCCGGCATGGCCGCCCCGTCGGCGTACGCCTCGGCCACCTCCCCGCAGTCGCTGGCGGCGACCCCGATACCGCCGCCGGTCATCACCAAGTAG
- a CDS encoding ABC transporter substrate-binding protein yields the protein MRRNRTMTTAAVAVAAISVLATACTGQAESGANDDPDAKTTITFWHGWSAPAEVKAVQDNIDRFEKSHPNITVDVVGNINDDKLNQALRAGGSKSPDVVSSFTTANVGKFCSSGAFADLSPFIEKSKLDLEKTFPKVLLDYTQFEGKRCALPLLADAYGLYYNKDAFEKAGITAPPKTMSELASVAKKLTVTQGDGYRQLGFMPTFHGYETVADHYLSSWDHTYFDADGKSNIAKDPAFAEMFTYQKKLVEDLGGYEKLEKYRGTFGDEWGSKHPFHTGQVAMQLDGEWRLGMATDAEVPFEIGVAPMPVADDEADSYGKGFLSGTIMGIAPTSKKQNAAWELVKFMTSDTRAVVDFANGIRNVPSTYEALKSPDLKFDPRFKTFLDIAQHPKSNTPDGAVNGATYQQTIQDFGFQYEKGAVKDLKAGLEKTAAQIDTDIAKAK from the coding sequence ATGCGCAGAAACCGCACGATGACCACCGCGGCCGTCGCCGTCGCAGCGATCTCGGTGCTCGCCACCGCCTGTACGGGCCAGGCCGAGTCCGGTGCGAACGACGACCCGGACGCGAAGACCACGATCACCTTCTGGCACGGCTGGAGCGCGCCCGCCGAGGTGAAGGCGGTCCAGGACAACATCGACCGGTTCGAGAAGAGCCACCCCAACATCACGGTCGACGTCGTCGGCAACATCAACGACGACAAGCTCAACCAGGCGCTGCGCGCGGGCGGTTCCAAGAGCCCGGACGTGGTGTCCTCCTTCACCACCGCCAACGTCGGCAAGTTCTGCTCGTCCGGCGCCTTCGCCGACCTGTCGCCGTTCATAGAGAAGTCGAAGCTGGACCTGGAGAAGACCTTCCCGAAGGTGCTGCTCGACTACACGCAGTTCGAGGGCAAGCGCTGCGCCCTGCCGCTGCTCGCCGACGCCTACGGCCTCTACTACAACAAGGACGCCTTCGAGAAGGCCGGGATCACCGCCCCGCCGAAGACGATGTCCGAGCTGGCCTCCGTCGCCAAGAAGCTGACGGTCACCCAGGGCGACGGCTACCGGCAGCTCGGCTTCATGCCGACCTTCCACGGCTACGAGACGGTCGCCGACCACTACCTCTCGTCCTGGGACCACACCTACTTCGACGCGGACGGCAAGTCGAACATCGCCAAGGACCCGGCGTTCGCCGAGATGTTCACGTACCAGAAGAAGCTCGTCGAGGACCTGGGCGGCTACGAGAAGCTGGAGAAGTACCGGGGCACGTTCGGTGACGAGTGGGGGTCCAAGCACCCCTTCCACACCGGGCAGGTCGCGATGCAGCTGGACGGTGAGTGGCGGCTCGGGATGGCCACCGACGCCGAGGTGCCGTTCGAGATCGGGGTGGCGCCCATGCCGGTCGCCGACGACGAGGCCGACAGCTACGGCAAGGGCTTCCTGTCCGGCACGATCATGGGTATCGCGCCGACCAGCAAGAAGCAGAACGCCGCGTGGGAGCTGGTGAAGTTCATGACCAGCGACACCCGGGCCGTGGTCGACTTCGCCAACGGCATCCGCAACGTCCCCTCGACCTACGAGGCGCTGAAGTCGCCCGACCTGAAGTTCGACCCGCGCTTCAAGACGTTCCTGGACATCGCCCAGCACCCGAAGTCCAACACCCCCGACGGCGCGGTCAACGGCGCGACGTACCAGCAGACGATCCAGGACTTCGGCTTCCAGTACGAGAAGGGCGCGGTGAAGGACCTGAAGGCCGGCCTGGAGAAGACGGCCGCACAGATCGACACCGACATCGCCAAGGCGAAGTAG
- a CDS encoding beta-N-acetylglucosaminidase domain-containing protein, with translation MQLGRTRQAAVAATVLGGLLGPFAPAALAAPDVPAVSSTTASGTAPTRAADRTGASRPPAVWPRPQSVRATGRPVALGTEATLLADPGADPYAVAGLRELLREAGVRTVHEELPGGGPVVRLGGTGAARALTGLRAPARGDLPSGGYRLAVGKVAGRSTVALEGTGEDGLFHAVQTLRQLVRDGSVAGVVVRDWPGTAVRGTTEGFYGRPWTPEERLAQIAFMGRTKQNRYLYAAGDDPYRQALWREPYPADRRAEFRATAEKARAEHVTLGWAVSPGQAMCLASDADVRALTRKIDAMWALGVRVFQLQFQDVSYSEWHCDLDEETFGSGPEAAARAQARVASAVARHLADRHPGAEPLSVMPTEYYQDGATAYRTALAAELDERVQVAWTGVGVVPKTITGRELADARAAFDHPLVTMDNYPVNDYAQDRIFLGPYTGRDPSVAGGSAALLANAMEQPSASRIPLFTAADFAWNPKGYRPQESWRAALDDLAGGDADVRAALGALAGNSVGSVLGGEESAYLRPLLDAFWASRAAADAAAGEARARELRKAFGVMRQAGARLAAAAEGRLDDEVRPWTGQLARYGRAGELALDLLGAQARDDGAAAWKAQLALEPLREEIEESGATVGEGVLDAFLDRAGKEADSWNGTDRDAGTTHRDDGAYTVRLGRPRPVEAVTTLTLPTATGSGAALEAHVPGRGWRRLGTLSATGWTQTAVKGLRADALRVTLPPARPVLVSPAAPGVSGPSPAAATEVRAVVPWFGDEPAARLDLVRGETDAVIGGGTQRVGARLTGSRPVEVKGTLTVKAPEGVEVRVPKRTTVPRGSRTEVPVDITVPKDTPAGEYEVPLTFGDERSTLTVRAFPRTAGPDLLRTATASSSADETPDFPAAAASDGDPETRWSSPVEDDAWWQAELPAPVRLGQVVLRWQDAHASRYRVQVSADGRTWRTAATVREGTGGRESVRMDAGDTRFIRVQGDARATRYGYSLWSVEAYAVAE, from the coding sequence CACGGCCGCAGTCGGTGCGGGCCACGGGACGGCCCGTCGCCCTGGGCACCGAGGCCACGCTCCTCGCCGACCCGGGCGCGGATCCGTACGCCGTCGCCGGGCTCCGGGAGCTCCTGCGCGAGGCCGGGGTGCGGACGGTGCACGAGGAACTGCCCGGCGGCGGCCCGGTGGTCCGGCTCGGCGGGACCGGCGCCGCCCGGGCGCTGACCGGCCTTCGCGCACCGGCACGCGGGGACCTGCCGTCCGGCGGCTACCGGCTCGCCGTGGGCAAGGTGGCCGGCCGGTCCACCGTGGCGCTGGAGGGCACGGGCGAGGACGGCCTGTTCCACGCGGTCCAGACACTGCGTCAGCTCGTCAGGGACGGCTCGGTCGCCGGTGTCGTGGTCCGCGACTGGCCGGGAACCGCCGTACGCGGGACGACCGAGGGGTTCTACGGGAGGCCGTGGACCCCCGAGGAACGGCTGGCCCAGATCGCCTTCATGGGGCGTACGAAGCAGAACCGCTACCTCTACGCGGCCGGGGACGACCCCTACCGGCAGGCCCTCTGGCGGGAGCCGTACCCGGCGGACCGGCGTGCCGAGTTCCGCGCGACGGCCGAGAAGGCACGGGCCGAGCACGTGACGCTGGGCTGGGCCGTCTCCCCCGGGCAGGCGATGTGCCTGGCCTCGGACGCCGACGTCCGGGCGCTGACCCGGAAGATCGACGCGATGTGGGCGCTGGGCGTGCGGGTCTTCCAGTTGCAGTTCCAGGACGTCAGTTACAGCGAATGGCACTGCGACCTGGACGAGGAGACGTTCGGCAGCGGCCCCGAGGCGGCGGCCAGGGCGCAGGCCCGGGTCGCGAGCGCGGTCGCCCGGCACCTCGCGGACCGCCACCCGGGCGCGGAGCCGCTGTCCGTGATGCCGACCGAGTACTACCAGGACGGCGCCACCGCCTACCGCACGGCGCTCGCCGCCGAGCTGGACGAGCGGGTGCAGGTGGCCTGGACGGGTGTCGGGGTGGTGCCGAAGACCATCACGGGACGCGAACTGGCCGATGCCCGGGCCGCCTTCGACCACCCGCTGGTCACCATGGACAACTACCCGGTCAACGACTACGCGCAGGACCGGATCTTCCTGGGCCCCTACACCGGCCGGGACCCCTCGGTGGCCGGCGGTTCCGCGGCGCTGCTGGCCAACGCCATGGAGCAGCCCTCGGCGTCCCGTATCCCCTTGTTCACCGCCGCGGACTTCGCCTGGAACCCGAAGGGGTACCGGCCGCAGGAGTCCTGGCGGGCGGCGCTGGACGACCTGGCGGGCGGTGACGCCGACGTCCGGGCGGCACTGGGGGCCCTGGCCGGCAACAGCGTCGGCTCGGTGCTGGGCGGCGAGGAGTCGGCGTATCTGCGGCCCTTGCTGGACGCGTTCTGGGCGTCCCGCGCGGCGGCGGACGCGGCGGCGGGCGAGGCCCGGGCACGCGAGCTGAGGAAGGCGTTCGGGGTGATGCGGCAGGCGGGGGCGCGGCTGGCGGCCGCGGCGGAGGGACGACTGGACGACGAGGTGCGGCCGTGGACCGGGCAGTTGGCCCGCTACGGCCGGGCGGGCGAGCTGGCGCTGGACCTGCTGGGGGCACAGGCCCGTGACGACGGGGCGGCCGCCTGGAAGGCCCAGCTGGCCCTGGAGCCGCTGCGCGAGGAGATCGAGGAGAGCGGGGCGACGGTCGGCGAAGGGGTGCTCGACGCGTTCCTGGACCGGGCCGGGAAGGAGGCGGACAGCTGGAACGGCACCGACCGCGACGCCGGGACGACGCACCGGGACGACGGCGCCTACACGGTCCGCCTGGGACGGCCCCGCCCCGTCGAGGCCGTCACCACGCTGACCCTGCCCACCGCCACCGGCTCGGGAGCGGCCCTGGAGGCCCATGTGCCGGGCCGGGGCTGGCGCCGCCTCGGCACTCTGTCGGCGACCGGCTGGACCCAGACGGCGGTGAAGGGCCTGCGTGCGGACGCGCTCCGGGTCACCCTGCCCCCCGCCCGCCCCGTGCTCGTCAGCCCCGCCGCCCCCGGGGTGTCCGGCCCCTCCCCCGCCGCCGCCACGGAGGTCCGCGCGGTCGTCCCGTGGTTCGGTGACGAACCGGCGGCCCGTCTCGACCTCGTACGCGGGGAGACGGACGCCGTGATCGGCGGCGGCACGCAGCGGGTCGGGGCGCGGCTGACCGGCAGCCGTCCGGTCGAGGTGAAGGGCACGCTCACCGTGAAGGCGCCCGAGGGTGTCGAGGTGAGGGTGCCGAAGCGGACGACGGTGCCGCGCGGCTCACGTACCGAGGTGCCGGTGGACATCACCGTGCCGAAGGACACCCCGGCCGGTGAGTACGAGGTGCCGCTGACCTTCGGCGACGAGCGGAGCACGCTGACCGTGCGGGCCTTCCCGCGCACCGCCGGCCCCGATCTGCTGCGGACGGCCACCGCCTCCTCGTCGGCCGACGAGACCCCGGACTTCCCGGCGGCGGCGGCCTCGGACGGCGATCCGGAGACCCGCTGGTCCTCGCCCGTCGAGGACGACGCCTGGTGGCAGGCCGAGCTGCCCGCCCCGGTCCGCCTCGGCCAGGTCGTGCTGCGCTGGCAGGACGCCCACGCCTCCCGCTACCGCGTCCAGGTCTCGGCGGACGGCCGCACCTGGCGGACGGCGGCGACCGTACGCGAGGGCACGGGCGGGCGTGAGTCGGTCCGGATGGATGCCGGAGACACCCGCTTCATCAGGGTCCAGGGCGACGCCCGCGCCACCCGGTACGGGTACTCGCTCTGGTCGGTGGAGGCCTACGCGGTCGCCGAGTAG